A genome region from Geoalkalibacter ferrihydriticus DSM 17813 includes the following:
- the lysA gene encoding diaminopimelate decarboxylase yields the protein MHHFQYKGNELYAEDVALRDIVAQVGSPVYVYSQATLERHFKAFDEAFAGAPHTICYSVKANSNLAILKTIIRMGGGVDIVSGGELYRALQAGVDPKKVVYSGVGKRDDEIEYALNTGILMFNVESEQEIDRLNEIAGRLGKKAGIALRVNPDVDPQTHPYITTGLKKAKFGITMDRAVEEYKRARDMENLEILGIDCHIGSQLTKVEPFVDSIRKLKELIGELKALGINLKYLDLGGGLGIQYDAEDPPLPADYGSAIKAETKDLGLHLIFEPGRNIAGNAGVLVAKCLYTKERDEKNFIIIDAGMNDLARPALYGSFHGVQPVVKDQDGMIPADIVGPICETGDFLIKERSVPMFKQNDLMAFMSAGAYGFTMSSNYNTRPRAAEVLVNGDKFVVIREREKVEDLVRGESIPAWL from the coding sequence ATGCATCATTTTCAGTACAAAGGCAATGAACTCTACGCCGAAGACGTCGCCCTGCGCGACATCGTCGCCCAAGTGGGCAGCCCCGTCTATGTGTATTCCCAGGCCACCCTGGAGCGCCACTTCAAGGCCTTCGACGAAGCCTTTGCCGGTGCGCCGCATACCATCTGCTACTCAGTCAAGGCCAACTCCAACCTGGCGATTCTCAAGACCATCATCCGCATGGGCGGCGGCGTCGACATCGTCTCCGGCGGCGAACTCTACCGCGCCCTGCAAGCGGGGGTGGATCCCAAGAAGGTGGTTTACTCCGGGGTGGGCAAGCGCGACGACGAGATCGAATATGCTCTCAACACCGGCATCCTCATGTTCAACGTCGAATCCGAGCAGGAAATCGATCGGTTGAATGAAATCGCCGGACGACTCGGCAAGAAAGCGGGCATCGCCCTGCGCGTCAACCCCGATGTTGATCCGCAGACCCACCCCTATATCACCACCGGCCTGAAAAAAGCCAAGTTCGGCATTACCATGGATCGTGCCGTCGAGGAATACAAGCGCGCGCGTGACATGGAGAATCTCGAAATTCTCGGCATCGACTGCCACATCGGCAGCCAGTTGACCAAAGTTGAGCCTTTCGTTGATTCAATCCGCAAACTCAAAGAGCTGATCGGTGAACTCAAGGCACTCGGCATCAACCTGAAATATCTTGATCTCGGCGGTGGTCTCGGCATCCAGTATGACGCCGAGGATCCGCCCCTGCCCGCCGATTACGGCAGCGCTATCAAGGCAGAAACCAAGGATCTCGGCCTGCACCTGATTTTTGAACCGGGGCGCAACATCGCCGGCAACGCCGGTGTGCTGGTGGCCAAATGCCTCTACACCAAAGAGCGCGACGAAAAGAACTTCATCATCATCGATGCAGGCATGAACGATCTGGCTCGCCCTGCTCTCTACGGCAGCTTTCACGGTGTGCAGCCGGTGGTCAAGGACCAGGACGGCATGATTCCGGCCGATATCGTCGGTCCCATCTGCGAAACCGGAGACTTTCTGATCAAAGAACGCAGCGTTCCAATGTTCAAGCAGAATGACCTCATGGCCTTCATGTCCGCGGGCGCTTACGGCTTCACCATGAGTAGCAACTACAACACGCGTCCGCGTGCTGCCGAGGTGCTGGTCAACGGCGATAAGTTCGTCGTGATCCGCGAGCGGGAAAAGGTCGAGGATCTGGTGCGCGGCGAATCCATTCCCGCATGGCTGTGA
- the dapA gene encoding 4-hydroxy-tetrahydrodipicolinate synthase → MFKGSMVAIVTPFKADGSFDEETYRQLIDFQIASGTDAIIPCGTTGESATLDFDEHARVIQVCIEQVNKRVPVIAGTGANSTTEAIGLSKNAKDMGADGLLLVCPYYNKPSQEGIYRHYKAIAEAVALPQVLYNVPGRTGVNMTAETTVRLAEIPNIVAIKEAAGDLTQVSEILARAGDKIDVLSGDDFLTFPMLACGGKGVISVSANIVPAQVKAMVTAFFAGDWEQARRLHLELLDLHKAMFIDANPVPVKTSLELMGKCAAQVRLPLCELGAANLEKLKTVLKKHKLI, encoded by the coding sequence ATGTTCAAAGGTTCCATGGTCGCCATCGTCACGCCGTTCAAGGCCGATGGCAGTTTTGACGAAGAAACCTATCGACAGCTTATCGATTTTCAGATCGCAAGCGGCACCGACGCCATCATTCCCTGCGGCACGACCGGGGAGTCGGCGACGCTTGACTTCGATGAGCACGCACGCGTCATCCAGGTCTGCATCGAGCAGGTCAACAAACGCGTCCCGGTGATTGCCGGGACCGGCGCCAACTCCACCACCGAGGCCATCGGGCTGTCGAAGAATGCCAAGGACATGGGAGCCGACGGCCTGCTGCTGGTCTGCCCCTATTACAACAAACCTTCGCAGGAGGGCATCTACCGGCATTACAAAGCCATTGCCGAGGCGGTGGCCCTGCCGCAGGTTCTGTACAACGTACCGGGGCGCACCGGCGTCAACATGACGGCCGAGACGACCGTGCGCCTGGCGGAGATCCCAAACATCGTCGCCATCAAGGAAGCTGCGGGCGACCTGACCCAGGTGAGTGAAATTCTTGCGCGCGCCGGCGACAAGATCGACGTGCTCTCGGGCGATGATTTTCTTACCTTCCCGATGCTGGCCTGTGGTGGCAAGGGCGTGATCTCGGTGTCCGCAAATATCGTCCCTGCCCAGGTCAAGGCCATGGTCACGGCCTTTTTCGCCGGCGACTGGGAGCAGGCGCGCCGCCTGCATCTGGAACTTCTCGATTTACACAAGGCCATGTTCATCGACGCCAATCCGGTTCCGGTCAAAACTTCGCTCGAACTCATGGGCAAATGTGCGGCGCAGGTGCGCCTGCCCTTGTGTGAACTGGGCGCGGCCAACCTGGAAAAACTCAAAACCGTGCTGAAAAAGCACAAGCTGATTTAA
- the dapB gene encoding 4-hydroxy-tetrahydrodipicolinate reductase, with translation MIKIAVTGAAGRMGGRIITAIKEAEGLELAGAAERPGHAMVGQDAGLVAGCGPLGVNISDDLEQVLSGADVLIDFTFPEVTLKNLEICARLGCKMVIGSTGFTPDQREGVARLARKIPVVLAPNMSVGVNACFKLLKEAVQILGDGFDVEIVELHHNKKKDAPSGTAVRMGEVVADALGRDYNECAVFHREGMTGERTHEEIGMQTVRGGDIVGEHTVYFIGMGERIEITHRAMSRDMFARGSVRAAHWLDGKTPGLYDMQDVLGLK, from the coding sequence ATGATCAAAATTGCCGTTACCGGGGCCGCCGGACGCATGGGCGGGCGCATCATCACCGCCATCAAGGAAGCCGAGGGGCTGGAACTGGCCGGAGCCGCCGAGCGTCCCGGGCACGCCATGGTCGGACAGGATGCCGGCCTGGTGGCCGGCTGCGGCCCCCTGGGAGTGAACATCAGCGATGACCTGGAGCAGGTTCTGTCCGGGGCCGATGTGCTCATTGACTTCACCTTTCCCGAGGTCACCCTGAAAAACCTGGAAATCTGCGCGCGCCTGGGCTGCAAGATGGTCATCGGCTCCACCGGCTTCACTCCCGATCAGCGCGAAGGGGTGGCGCGCCTGGCCCGGAAAATACCGGTGGTGCTGGCGCCCAACATGAGCGTCGGCGTCAATGCCTGCTTCAAACTGCTCAAGGAGGCGGTGCAGATTCTTGGCGACGGCTTTGACGTAGAGATTGTCGAGCTGCACCACAACAAGAAAAAGGATGCGCCCAGCGGCACTGCGGTGCGCATGGGCGAAGTGGTGGCCGACGCTCTGGGTCGCGACTACAATGAATGCGCGGTGTTTCATCGTGAAGGCATGACCGGTGAGCGCACCCATGAGGAGATCGGCATGCAGACGGTGCGTGGCGGCGACATCGTCGGCGAGCACACGGTCTATTTCATCGGCATGGGCGAGCGCATCGAAATCACCCATCGCGCCATGAGCCGCGACATGTTCGCCCGCGGCTCGGTGCGTGCCGCTCACTGGCTGGACGGCAAGACGCCTGGGCTCTACGACATGCAGGATGTCCTGGGCCTGAAATAA